The Magnolia sinica isolate HGM2019 chromosome 11, MsV1, whole genome shotgun sequence DNA window GTATGAATTGGAATCCTCCACTGGACACCAATAGAAATTTATATCAACACGTTGAAGACTTGGCACACAATCTCACGTCTACCAGTGGGAACACGCGAGCATCCAACGGATCAGATCGTCGATCTGACATCTGACCAAATCACTGTGACCGTTGACGAGTCGCCTTCCCTTCCCTCAGCAATAGCGGTTCGCTGATTCCAGGAGCAGTCCCATCAGCACATGCCACGTGTCAATATAGAATGCATATGCAAGATCAGATCTTTCCATGAGGTAGACATACACTGTTTAGAGGTCCGTTCCAAAAACCGGGAaatttcacacctcaggtgggccacagcttacaaaacaaatggacgtctAAAGAAAATGGTTTACCCATCtaaattgtggcccacataaggaatCGAAGTTTCCTTATTTTTTAGACATATAAGATGTAAGAATTATTTCCATacagatggaaagctcagatctcctGCACGTGTCCCATATTGGCACTTCGGTCTACGTGTTTATGGGCAGGGCtccacgcgtgtggaattagtaAAACTTCTGTACATACGTTTCTATGTTAGACCTTAAATATAAatcccatatgtgaggcccaaagtgaatTTTTAATCTCATCCAATCTATCTATCACGTGATTCCAATAATTTTCTCCTTGCAgccaaaaaatcaaactgattcaaaactcatttgggccacacTAAAGCGAATAATTGGAAAgagaacttccaccattaaaagccttcCAATTCTATGTAGGTCCCACTATGTTTTTATATATCCCATCTACTCCATTCATAAGATGCATCCGGATGGGATGAATAGAAAATCATAAATATGTCATTCCAAAACTCAGTTAGGACACAACACACGATTTTAGAGGTttgaggcatgattttacatggtgtggcccacctgagttttgaatcatcTTATCCTTATTGCTATCTGAATAATAGCAGGAACCATAGATGATGGAcggattcgatgtcattgaaactgtacagtgggccccaaaaattgATTTGTATGTTGGGCTTAATACAGAAACGTTTTGTATTGGATCCGACAACCAAACCCGTCACACATAACGACTTCTTCTCCCATCTTTATTTCAACGCTTTCATGGTAAGAAGCCTTTGTATCTCTCCATCCATTGCAAAATTCTCCATATTCAGGTAATTTTTCATCTCTTCTGATCAAAACCCATTTCCAAAATCTTGTTTTCTAAtctgtgttttatttatttatttattttgaaaaatatcaTCTGGGTATGTTGAAAgcaaaacccccccccccccccccccccaaatgacCCCAAATGAAAATTTGCACCAAATTATACTGAttaattatgaaatttcatgatatttggtgcaaccaaacgcaccctaaaagCTGTTCTTTTCTTATGCTGATTTATGTTGTATGGTTGGTGATTGTCTGAATTTGAATTGTATTGACTGcaaattcaattggggaaaaacCCATTTGGTATAaacgctgtttttttttttttttttttttgggggggtaaATTCCATAGTTATATTTGGAAATGCAAGTAATAAAGGAGCTCTGGATTGTTTTCATCATGATTGTATTCGCCTCTGCTCTTCATAGATGTGATTATTGAGAAATTCTATTGCAAAAATTGCAAGTTGAGAAGTCAGTTAGCTTTTGCTTTTCTTAATCTTATCTGTAATTGCTGCAGAGTCAACAAGTTAAAAAAATCACTTGGTGTAGATGCTTTTATGAAATTTGTAGATAACTTGCAAATGCAAAGCAGTTGAGTAGCTTTGATTTTATGCAAGGAGATTGTGATCGGTACATCTCCAACATGTGAGTTTCAAGAAATTCTATCATTAAAATGGACTTTAATTGCTAAAATTTAATAGGAAAGAACGATCAAATATAGATGCTAgtttcgaatatatatatatatatatatatatttcaggtttttcattttttgaagtaATGTTTCATAAAAGAGAATGATGATACCAAACAAttaaattcaaccatttttcttTCATAGTTTAAGGTTTTTCACAATATGGCCCCATGTACTGTTATTAGATACATCGGGACTATAGTTGTTTGATCGGAGGTCATgttcagtgatccaagccatgGATGTGATAAGATACCTAGCTGATGTGGGTACCTCTAAAATCTTTGAGATAGGAAGATCCTAAACTTTCAAACAGTGGTCCACAAACCAACAGTTGAGGACACGGTCCACATTCTTAGGAAAAGAATTAAATGATCAAagtgttgaaatatttcaatatgAGAGTTCTCTTTTTTGGGGTACCACCGAGCTATGGTGAGGCGCATTGTTTAAATTGATTAGATCCATGAAACATGGCTCCAGATCCAATGGCTATATTCCCTGCATACTCTAAAACAATGCGTAAAAAAGTAGTGTTGCATACCTCTTATAATGTATAGAAGATGACAACCAAGAAATGATGTTGAACTTTGAAATCTTTCAGGCACATAACATCCATGGCTCAATCAGTAGATACAAGTACTGGGAAGAAGCTTATCCAAATTGACATAAGTTCAGACACTGTCTGTCCCTGGTGTTTTGTGGGCAAAATGAACCTGGACAAGGCTATAAATTCATCAAAGGATCTATTTGATTTTGAggtttccttctctttctctcttatcaTTTCCGTTCTAATCATTCTTGTGCCTTCTATGGTTAATCAATTCTTCATTATCAGGTTTGCTGGCACCCATTTTTTCTTGATCGTTCTGCACCCAAAGAAGGCATAAAGAAGTCTGAATTTTACAGGAAAAAGTTCGGAAATCGATATGAACAGATTACTTCGAGAATGGCAgaggtttttttttcccctcattcCTGAATAGGTTGTAAATTGTAGTACAGAGAATGCTAGTCACAGATATGCATCAGCAGTCAACGGACTCAACACCCCGACATATTCTAGCATGGCACATGTATGAGATTTAGTAACCTAATGAGCAGACTGGCCTGATTCTTGGCCAGAAAAGATTAATGGCGGGGTCCACTTGTGTATCTGCAAGTAGCATTTCTCTTTCGGGGCGCATTCTATTGTTACCGGTACCACCGTAAGCTAATGGTATGGTGGTACCAGGTATATGCGGGGCCACATgatgtatacacaccgtccaacCCGTCTTTAACCTGCACCACATCATAAAACCCCCTTCCCCATGACATGCAAAAAGGGAACAAACTCTATgggaacacccacccttgaaTTTCACATGAATTGCAAAACAGCCTGAGTTTTGGCCCGTCCCTTCATCTTGACTGGATGAATGGTAACAACGGACATGATTATATATAGGCAACACAGTGAGCCCCCCAAGAcaaatcaatggtgggcgttccctCTTAATATTTTTCTTGTGCTGTGGCCtatatgagttttggattgggctgatatTTGGACTCTTGGAGTTTTCTGAGGTGACGCATTGTACGGTTGGGTTGTATGGTGTGAATGCATATGTTCCAAGTGCCACTGCaagcttctttttttaatttatttaaaatacAACTTACATGTATCTGTATTTTTGCCtattaatccatattgaaaattaagTCTTGCAGGTTTTTCGAGGTCACGGGCTTGAGTATGATACTTCTGGGCTAACGTAAgtaaaatagtattttttttttctttcttatgaaCTGTATGTGCAAGAAGCAAATGCATCAGTCTCAATGATTTAACAGCAACACATTAATGCAGGGGGAATACAATGGACAGCCACAGGCTGATACAATTCGCTGGGCGGCAAGGCTTCAATAAGCAAAATGCTCTTGTACAAGAGTTGTTCCTCAATTATTTCACACAGGGCAAATATATAGGTGATCGGTAAGTAccttacaaaaaagaaaaatgataagTAACTATATGTTTATGAAGTTAGTTGCATGAATCATGAGCTCTGTAACAGCAACATTCCACTTGGTAATCTTTTGAGTTTTGCACACGTTCCACACACACCTTGCTGGACCCATCAAGACAGCCATTCAGATAAAACCATGGTCAGAGAAACTCTGTTACAAACTccgtataaaaaataaaatttatgaccGTTTTGATGTTTATAACTCTTTATAATTCTGAAGataagtgaaaaaagaaaaactcgtGTTCTTTGGTCAAACTGAATTAAACTCATGTTCTTCGAAGAAAAAattcatttaattaattaattttttattatggtGATTTAGATACAAAGATTGGTCGTCTTCATACATTGATAGAATTGAGTGGAAGGTGGAAAATTTTTAGTGGAGAGGGATCAATTTATATAGAGATTACTTAGAAATGAAGGATATATTAACCTGCTATTTGATTACCTATCCACATAATCACTCATATGTAGATAGGTAATCTCTATATTGTGAATTGAAACGCCTGAGGTTTTCATTCTCCAATCTATGGCTTCTTCGTTTCGGATCGAAGCTGAATTAAACACAAACTTTTCCCATGCCCATCTTTTGCAATATGGCATTTTGCTAACAATGAGTGAACCATGATAAAAGCATAATATCTCTTTcctcaatttttcttttcttttcttttttggtttctttttctCCTATTTATAACTATGTTGCCTGAAAACAGGTACGATAGTAAATGAACGTGTGATCCTCTAAACCCAATCCCTAGGATTTGGCAAGAATTGGTCACGACTTGAAAGTataactaatgcaggggcattttcacaccggtctctagtggggttgcttgtgagatgcaggggcacactcagggtgggcggcccgtgtgaggcgggtggctcgtgtgaggcggtacccatgtgatttgaggcccacgaggggagttcagccaaggtcctaacctatgagatatggggcctgggctatgagataaatggattgatttgccatgctctaacagCTCGAGCttctagagcaagtggttaattgtcctgcatcaataaccATGTTAAGATACCCCCTAACAATATATAGTGGCTGAACTAACAACCCGTTTGGAACGATTCACACTAAACTAGATATAACTAGTTGGTTAGGAATTCGATAACTTGTTAGATGTGAAAGTCAAGTCTAAAGTCTCAAGAAAGACTTATCCTTGTCCTTATTGAAGAAATCGGGTATCCAAGTCAGGCACTCCCATTTTTCTAAAGCATTTGAGCATAGATAATATCTACAATTTTGatgtgtgttatatatatatatatatatatatatatatatatatatatatatatatattaaagataACTGCAATtttattgaaagaaaagaaaagaaaacaacaagGAAAAGGAGAGAAACAACAAAGGAGCAGATTGCTGAGATAGCAGCGAGCACCTAGCCACCTAGAAACGATAGATCAACCCCCTTTAAAGCATTTACATTAATAGCCCATTCGATCACCCATTACATTAATATAATATCTACAATTTTGATGTGTTTATATTAAAATTATAATATGTCTTTTAGGTTCAAGCACACATTGAAAGATACAGAGAGAATGACGCTCATGGTTTCAAGGGCGAGCAACCCATCTCCACAttttcctttgttgtggccctCTCGAGCTTTTGGGTTGACGTCCTAACATAAGCCAACTCAATAGATGTATAGTATGAATATCCTATCCTTTGTTGTGGCCTTCTCGAGCTTTTGAGCTGagatcctaacatgagctggtgcAACAGATGTACAGTATGGATTCCATATGATCGTCACAGTGGGCCCGTACAGTCTCTCTACTATGGGTTACACGCAAAGAGGAGGAAAGTTCAAGCGGGCTACTGACATCAAAGAATTGAAAAGATgcaaaattgaaatctaatctatTGCAGGCTTTTTTGTGGGTGAAATCTCAATTGTGCACTAGACAATGGCTATCGGCCCCATATTCCAGTTCCCAAAATACAGTGGACTTCATTTAAAATGTCTTCTCATGTCATTTAAATATTTAAGGCGGTGCGCAATGTCCTTATCTAAGTCAAATAGATTCTGAACAATGAGTCATGTAGCGACTGTATATTAAGCCCAACAGTTAATGTGCAACCTTGAGTTATTACTGGGAGGAAATATACAATGCTCGGCCCAAAAGTTTGTAGAGCATGCTCAGGCTTTCAATATGTAAATGTGGGGCCCTCTGGATCCGTGGTCCAGACAGCTGATATGATTGGACTctggatggcccatgcacaaaaACCTCCCGCAGATATTTTGTTTGCCATCTTCCCTTGCTGCGTTTTggcatttttccttcttcttcttcttcttcttcttttttttttaattttttttaattttttttattttaatgtggttattgttatccaaaaatgatgaagaagaagaagaaaaagaacaataTGGAAATATCTTAATCATTCAATATATGTCCACGATACatatggaaagaaagaaaatacattgCAGGTCTACATTCAATAGAAAAAGGCCGATGATTTGATGTAGTTCTTCCAGTCTTGCAGTTCCATCATaccatcatatcaatggctttgatcaatgaaccatggggccccacatgtgcaaactgaaaattgagcgcaTTGTACAAACTTGGGGCCAAGCATTGTATAATACTTCTTTAGTAATAAAGGTCAGCAATCTAGTTTCACCTGCCTAGAAAGATCTTGATGTCTGAGATGGTATGATATCCACCTTGATGGTTTTTTATTTGAAAGCTGTAAACTTTTTTTGGCAATCTGAACGTATGCTTAGAGACCAACAAACCCTCTCTATGGAAACATATTTACCAAAATTCCATTCAACCTAAATATTCAAAGTTCTATTGCAGGCAAGTTCTTGTGGAAGCTGCTACAAAGGTCGGTGTAGAGGGAGCAGCAGAGTTCCTTGAAGATCCAAATAATGGGGTCAAAGAGGTAACTTTTTCGTAATTTGATATGTTCCCCTACACATGTAatatttttcttttggtttttagTGAAATCTTGTCCGTTCACTGAAACTAAAACGTGTTTTTGTGGGGTAACGTAGGTTGAAGATGAACTCGAAAAGCATTCTGCAGTCATTAGTGGAGTcccattttttgtggtgggtttgaatttttattttgatcAAACACAAACTTTCTCATGTTCTATACGATCTGCAGTGCAATTATTTTATTATTCCTTTTAAAGCTCTTATGCCCACTCTACCTGGGGGAGTAGGACTTCAAATCCCACTCTCCCATATATGTGCGAATGTGGCATGTTTACAAGATTTGGGGCTGTTCATCAGGTTGGCCCATGGTTCAAAACCTGAAAACTCGAATAAATATGCAGAAGTAGACAGCATGGCTAGTTGGTATTGATGTCCGTACTTGAACTGGAGGTTGTGCGCACGTTCGAATCTTGttcccaccattatttatttatttattattaaaatGCCCACCAACCAGCGAGTAACTCAGTTCGAGTCTCCTCGAGTTGAATCTGAATTGAGGAGTTGAGTCAACGAGTTTTGTCAAGTCAGAAGTGAGTTGACTCAGACCAGTTTCAAATCGAGTCACCGAGTTTTATTACTATGGGTTGGCCCACTGTTTATGTGTCGTGTtgcaaaatcaggctggtccaatcatcaggtggtcaCATTCGTATGGTGTAGACCAACAGGCAGTCTTTCTAAGTGTAGATTTTTGTTATGCATGTGGCATGCCTGATGAGTGACCCTCCTGATTTAAAAGCCACGCAACGTAGACGGCGAGGCCCCATCTAATAAACGGCCTGGATCTTGGGCACATGCCAGAGTGGCACACATGGGGGCCTAGGATTCTGAGTCCCACTCCTTTTAAGTAGCATTTGCTTTTCTCTTACACCAATACGTTTATTTTCTGACAGATCAACGGAAAGCACAAGCTGAATGGTGCCCAATCGCCGGAGGTGTTTGTAGGAGCTTTTCAAGCAATTGCAAATGTCCGCGCCACATGATATGATTACAAGAAACCCTTGATAGTTAGGGAAATAATCAAATCCTAAATGCTGAAATCTTAGCTAGATATTAAAATTTCAATAGTGGCAGTCATGCACATATCCgacccgttcatctatttggcctTACCATGGATGGCTCACATACGCCAATGGTCAGGCTGTTAGATAATCCTAACTAGTGATTGTATCTTGAGTGGTGATTTACTGTAATTGTCAAACTCATCTGATTGTGGCTAGGATTAACTGACCGCTGTGATTTGGGGCACACCAAAATAGAGCCCAACAGATGAAAGGTCTGGATTATGTGTGTTACtccaaaaaattaaataataataatagtaaggtTTACCGCCTAGCAGCATTATTCGCTCGTAGTTATGCAAGTATTTACCAAGTGTGTTACTctcaaaaattaaataataataataataataggggtGTGTTTggttaaatttcatgatatttagtgcaaccaaacacgccccaaaataaaaattgcaaagaGACCTTCCTATCAAACATGTCTGTAAGGGGCTTTGAATCTTCTGATGCTTGTATTACAGTTTGGTTAAAAACCTGTTTTCCCAATACAATTGTTTCCATGATAATGGTCTCTCTCGTCTGTGAAATAGATTGGCGATTCTATCGCTTCAATGGTGTGACTTTGGTTATGATTTTTTTATAGCAAGAACTGAACCCACCTTTTGGCGATCCTGGTTGAttactcggtgggccccacattggacaATGCTAGCTATATGATTGTTGGCATGTGAATGAATGGTAAAAAATATAGTACCTGGAAGTCAATATGCAACATCAAAAGCAGTAAATGGAAGGAAATCTTTGTTGGAAGAGATTTTTGGTCTAATCTCATCAACGGTGCTGCCCAACCCAGATGAATGATCTGAATTGcctaaaaggtgggcccacatgtacagaATGCTGGTACAGACAAACGGGGCACGGATTTGGGCTGAGCATTGTGTAAAGCTTCTGATTAGGTGAGCATTTGATTTCCTTTAATGTTAATCCAGAGTCTGAAGGAAGCATAAATCTGATCAGCTTGGGAATGGCCTATGATCTTCTCCCCTGATTCAAAATCATCAAAACAATCTTTGGGTGGTGAAATGTTAACAATGACGATGGAATTTCTGTGATCAATCAAGCAAGATTTGAACTAATTAAGACCCCTGATTTAATCATGAGATTCTTAAAAGATTGAAATAACCCGGAATCCGATTGAGGGTTTCCCTGCCGTTTGGACGTGCTATTGAATTGGAAATGCATGGATTGGTTCATTAGAGAggaaatgtccatattgtaactACCATCCTCAAATTATTGCTGTAACATTCATTTCAAGTGTAATTTTAAACTAATATAATTGCATTTTGTAGGTGTATCCTGTCTGAATCATATAATCTACACACTCGAggacttgactcaactcaactccATGATCATTCAGGTTGGGTTGAATTGAAGACTCGATCAGGATCAACTCTTAACTCTTAATAACAATAAGAGGTTTCAACATATAGCACTTTCCCTTTGGCTCAAAGACAAATAACACGCTCGACTCTTAATAACAAGAGGTTTTGACATATAGCATCCTCTTTTTTAGCTCAAAGACAAATAACCCCTTCATGTGTTTTTTCAAATAAAACATTCCATTATCGATATTCAGGACcaaccaaaaagaagaagaagaaagcatgtTAGCTTTTACCcttggtttgggagagaggagaGGTTGGTCTAGTGTTGGGGTTTTGGAGATTTGGGAGATGAGTAATATTATCATGTAAAATGATTTTGTTAACCTGACCATAATTAGTTTTTCGTTCCAAATAATAATAGCagatggtttttatttttattttttattattttttacagtATTTGGAAAATAGGTGTTATTTGTGAAACCAGTTAAGGGAAGGTGTTATTTGTCTTTGGCCCTAAAGGGAGGGTGTTATATGTCAAAACTTcttataataaattaaaaatagtaacacttgtaagcaTGATGTAAATCAGTTAGCTTTAGGATTAGTATTAGAAATGAGAAAACAAGCAAGAAACTGTTGCATTTCTTGCTAGTTGAGGGTGGTATAATTGCCAAAGAGGCCGTGGGTTTAACCACCGACTCGTCGTCCTCAGCAATTCACTAGGCCCAAGTCACATTGAGTTGACCGAGTTAGCCAGTCGACTCAACAAGTCTTCCTGAGTCAAGGGTCTAGTCGCTCTAAGATTTGAGTTTACAagtgactcagctcaaaatctcaCGGAGTCAGAGTTGACTAGGACGAGTTTCTAGTCTGAGGCAACTAGTTTTAGAACCATGTTCTGAATAATAAGTGTTTGTTTGGGTATGCAAACCCCATAAGATCACAATTACACCTTAATCCTGATTCTAGTGAGCCCCATGCCCTCCAAATCAGATTATCATGTGTGAAACCGAAGCTTTCCCTGCTTAATCACATTTATGCGCACAAAGTAAAACATCGAAAATCATGATTAAGGTGAGGAATTAAGGGatgggcctcgccaaaatggGGATTAAGGCATAATCCTGATTTTGCAGGATGATGAACTCAAATGGACCCAAATGTAACAGAATTGCAATCT harbors:
- the LOC131219432 gene encoding uncharacterized protein LOC131219432 isoform X1, with the translated sequence MVRSLCISPSIAKFSIFRHITSMAQSVDTSTGKKLIQIDISSDTVCPWCFVGKMNLDKAINSSKDLFDFEVCWHPFFLDRSAPKEGIKKSEFYRKKFGNRYEQITSRMAEVFRGHGLEYDTSGLTGNTMDSHRLIQFAGRQGFNKQNALVQELFLNYFTQGKYIGDRQVLVEAATKVGVEGAAEFLEDPNNGVKEVEDELEKHSAVISGVPFFVINGKHKLNGAQSPEVFVGAFQAIANVRAT
- the LOC131219432 gene encoding uncharacterized protein LOC131219432 isoform X2: MQGDCDRYISNMHITSMAQSVDTSTGKKLIQIDISSDTVCPWCFVGKMNLDKAINSSKDLFDFEVCWHPFFLDRSAPKEGIKKSEFYRKKFGNRYEQITSRMAEVFRGHGLEYDTSGLTGNTMDSHRLIQFAGRQGFNKQNALVQELFLNYFTQGKYIGDRQVLVEAATKVGVEGAAEFLEDPNNGVKEVEDELEKHSAVISGVPFFVINGKHKLNGAQSPEVFVGAFQAIANVRAT